The Oryza sativa Japonica Group chromosome 11, ASM3414082v1 DNA window tgttaGTTTGTCACTGTGAAGATTGGGATATGATGAATGACAGTGAGAAACTGGACTGGCAAATCCTCGTGTGCCTCTGTTTGGCGCCAAACCATCGAACTGCCCGGGGTTCCTTTGTTTGAGCTGCCTTAAAACATTATGTAAATTGTAAAGTGCGATATGAAGATCtttatagtgtaaaatttgatgTCTCTCGGTATATTAAGCTAAAAATTATTGTCTTTTGGTACCTCTGGAAAACTGTAAAATTTCTATGTAAAATTAGCATAATAAACTCAATGGAATTgaattctaatccctcgagcaAATATTTGCTATATGCTTCCCATTCATAAATGGAATACAAGTAGTTAAGAGTGcgtatttattaaaaaaattatatattttcactgaaaaaaaatccatctctGATAGTCAACTGCCCAGTAGTGGTAGTGCTACCTATCCAAGAGTGCAAAGGCATATGAACAGATCCAACCTAATTGGGCCTAGTTAATAATCAATAGCTGTACTACTAGAATTCGCATCGAGATTCTCTTCTCTAGCTACCACCCATTTTCAGTGCTACAAATTAAATAGCCATATGCATGccctaattaagtaattaattaaatcgatactccctccatacttgtaaaagaagtcgtttaggacatcGACACGAtctctaaaacacaactttgacttcttatttctataaaaatacttattgaaaaatgatatacgtatatttttatgaaagtgtTTTTCAcgacaaatctatacatataatttttacattttcaaactcaacaacttgagagttattcatgttttatattcctaaggtttgacttaaatattgtcctaaacgactttctatATCCGATAAGTATATGAGAGTATCCGATACGTATCTATATCCAATATGCTAGTTTTTAGAAGTATTCAGGTGACATACGTAGTAGGTAGCTAGTCGTGAGCCATGGACAAATATATTTCCACATGCATGCACGGCAGTGGTCAGAAAAATTCCAACAAATTAGAAGAGGAGCTAAACTAATTGCCATATTTCAACTTTCTCTTGTCTTACAAGGTGGACTTGGCACATGTGCGCACGTCCCGCCATAATGCCACCTAAATCCGGCCAACAATTTTTGACAGTCTTATTGTCTTAGGCCCAAGTGTTCAACCTTAAGATCATCCACTATCACAAGTGGAGGATTAATTTGTATGTGTCCAGGTCCATAATTCTTCCTCATGCCATCCAAGTTTCGTTCCTTTTCGGAGAaggaattatatatattaatttcaCCCTAAGACAACACGATCACTATCAAATTGCAAGTTGTGAAACTGTGTGAAACTTCGCAGAGCCCCTGTTAATTGGACATGCAGGCTGCTAATATGACCAGATGTAATACAGTGTGGTTGataccgatcgatctcggccgttgaGAAACAGTGAAACTTTGCAGTAACCCAGGGATTCGGATCCTCTGCATTACCGCAGAGAGGCACTGTAGCCACAGTGATATGTGAGGGGAACAGTGTGTCAATGCACAGAACACTACCGCTACAGTGATGATTTACTGTATCTACAGGGAtaaaattgataaaagttcgccgcgcgagttacggagtgatttttttttgtcacgaacgcacccaatgcacttcaatatgtccaaaaaatcatgttttggtgttttttaaactttttcattctggtaaaaaacatcgcacccacgtgtgccaatatatatCAATATTGACTTTAATTGACAAAGGTTAGCCGCGCGGGTcacggagtttttttttttttttgccacgaaagcacccaatatactccaatatatccaaaaatcatgtttttgtgatttttgaacttttttatttcaATGAAAAACATCATATCCACGTATGCCAAATATAAATTAAACACCATAACAAGATCTTAGCTAAGGTAGCTAACACGGActctttttatatatatcttgGACAGTACGTACTGTCAGTTAATTAATCCAATTGAATGATGAATTAATGAATACACAAGATGAATAAAAGGTTTGAAAATGGAAGTGGTGACGCGCGCGGCAGCTCCTTGCTGACGGACCAAGATTACGCAATAAAAAGCGAGGAACGACACAGGCCTAGactggttggaattaattaaggtttGTAACAGCAATAATGCAATAGTTAAGTAAGTTTTTCCTTGATGCATGTTAACCATTTCGACGGAAGTCGGTCAATGATGAAGTTGAGGTGTTGGGTTATGAagggacatttttttttttgcgggaaaGGAGATTATATTACTGAGAAACTAGCTAGCTCCTCGTTAACGAGGAGAGAGTTAAAAAATTACAGCTATTATCAGACCAAAAGCCCTTATTGGCTAAAGTATGGCTACAACCATTTTGACTTGGGTGAATCTTCTTGATGAAGGGACAAATTAATTGATGTACGTAGAAAGAGGCACGTTGGCTAAATATATAACCAGCTAGCTGCAACGGAAAAGGTTGACTAACTTGCGATTCGTTAATTAAATGGTGCATGAATCTGGATCGCCAACAGCTAGCGTAACATGCATGTAGATTCCATCCATCGTGTGCCCCGGCCGCATATATatagacatgcatgcatgctagctgATCAGTATGTGCAGATCTGCTATAAGCTTAAGCTCAGCTTAATTAGCCACGGTACGTAGTTTGTACAGAAATGGCGGTGAAGAAACACAACGTCGCCATGCAATTACAAGTGGTAGTACTGTGGCTTGTAGGAGTAGCATTATTTTCTGTGATGGCGTCGTCCGCTCCGGCGGCCGTAGCGGCAGCACCGCCGCCCGCGGAGTGCCCGAGCAAGTGCGGCGACGTCGACATCCCCTTCCCcttcggcgtcggcgacgactGCGCATGGCCGGGTCCAGATGACTTCAACGTCACATGCAACCATAGCTTCAGCCCACCCAGACCCTACTACGGCAACATAGAGATCAGGGACatctcggtggcggcgggggagatGCGTGTGTACACTCCCGTGGTCTACCAGTGCTACAACACATCCGACCACGTCGACTCTTCAACCAGCTTCCTGCAGCTCAACATCACCGACTCGCCGTTCCTGGTCGCTCCGGGGAGAAACGAGTTCACGGCCATCGGCTGCGACACGTTGGCGTGGCTGCAGGGCAGGGATGACTGGAGCTTCTTGACCGGCTGCATCACGACGTGCGTGAGCTTAGACGAGGCTGCCCACGACGGCGAGCAGTGCTCCGGGCTGGGTTGCTGCCAGGTGCCTTCCATTCCGCCCAACCTTGCCCTCGTAGAGCTGAATTGGGGGAACTTAACAAAAAACTATGCATGGAGATACAGCCCATGCAGCTACGCCTTCGTGGCTGAGAAAGCATGGTAAGTTAAATAGTAGTAATAAAGAAAATCTAGCTATCAACTCTGGTAACACAATTACTACTCCATATGCATTGGTGCTAATATTAGTATAGGGACAATTGCGTTTTTACCCTATTTTAAGGACTAACTACTAATTTGGTCCTGCTTTTTTAGTTGACCCTCTTTTTTATAAATGAAGGCGAGACTTGGCCCTACTCTGGGAAGTCAACATGACGGTGTTAACTTAAGACAAATGTTTCATTTATACCCTTGTGAATTTAACCCAGTTTCTTAAAGTTTTTTATTCAATGCAGTTTTGTGCACTTATTACTATATATTAAATTGCCTCAAACACAAATATGGCACGGATTTATGtctaccaaaaaaaagaaaagaaaaaaaaaacatgccacccctcctcctcgtagtcgaactgccgccgccgccgctcctcttcgtcgagccgccgccatccctcccatgccgccgccgccgccgcagccactcCTCCACCTTGTCAAGCCGCCACCAACCCTCCTATTCATTTAGCCACCGCCGGACGGCAGCCATTGCACAAGGAGAGCAGCGGGAGGAAGTTCCTctaaggccgccgccgccgctccctccctacACAAGCCGGCGTCGcctcgccgctccctccctccgcgAGCCAGCGCCGCGCGGATCCCCTCCCTCcacgagccgccgccgacgccagcactcggagagagagagagagagagagagagaggggatacgGGGGAGAGACGGGATAGATAAGGATAGGGTTTGTtcgagggtattttggtcattacgaaatgtaattatatttctttcttttttttaaaatgaaaactTAACGGTGCTATGAAAACATGGTCAAACGGAGTGTTTGTTTtaaaaaagtagggtcaaataaACAAACTAGAAAAAATAGGGTCATATTAGTAGTTAGGCTTCAAAACATAGTAAAAAAGCAATTGTCCCATTAGTATATGTTGATTTAGGCAccacatttataaattaaactATGGTAGTTTATAGAATTTAGAGCAGATATAAGCGCATCCTTCTTCTACTTActttaataataattttataaatatttctgGTGAACCCTACattcattttcatatttttaattaCATATAATTTATGCATAGAAGAATGTTATATTATTTTGTGAATATATATTTCTGTTCTTATTATATACTATTATATATAGCACActcaaaagaaagagagagagaaaacaatATATCATATGCGGGCGTGATCTATTGGGGCGGGGTGTGGTAAGGAAATTACAGTTTGCATTGTGTTCTCTCCGTAGTTTTTCTCAAAGGCATGTATATGTTATCACGTGAAACTATTTATACTTCTTTAAAAGATCTAAATGGTGGTGTTGAGTGTGGTGAATTTGACACCACCACCATTATGTGGGTCCCCGCAAATAGTGAGGTAGGTGGACTTTTGTCCATTTCCTAACCTCAAGCCATCAAacatgaagttttttttttgagtgagATAAAAATGATTAAAATAATATGACCTAAATATTTTACAATGAGAAtagctttattttaattttggaGGTTTAAAGTGTACGGTGAGGCTCTCATATTTAATTTCCATTGTAacatggaacggagggagtatcattcaTGGAAATTGTGGAGTTGGCAACTTACTGAGGATAGATGTAGATATCTGACCCATTTTCACTCCCTACTCAACAAACTGGACTGTTTAGCTAGGGCACCCATTGAGTTTActgatgcacatatatatattataatatatataggtaCAAATTCAGCCGTGGAGATTTTAGCCGTGCCGGTAGCAAGAGCTTTATGAATCGTGCTGGAGACAGAAGTGTCGTTACAGTGCTTGATTGGGCTATCAGGAGCGACGGATCGTGCTCGTCAACATCGCGGGTCGCTCCTGCCTGTGTCAGCCCCAACAGCTACTGCGTCAACACCACCAACGGACAGGGATATCTTTGCAAGTGCTCCCCGGGATATGATGGCAATCCCTACGTCACCGGTGACAGTGGGTGTACAAGTTAGTCTTTTTAATCAATTATGTTTAGTTAGTCTTTTAATTTCCGGCTCTATAttgatatgcatgcatgcatggactaATATTAATTTCCTTCATTGGCATGAATGAATTAGTTACTACTTCTTGTATGTAGGAGTACGTTGTAATCTTTGCTGAATTTGCTCGTATGGGATTGGTTAATATGTTTAATTATACTATTTAGTATTTCATCACCAATTATTATATGTGCAGATATTAATGAATGCAAGCTTAGAAGAGAAGACCCTGCCAAGTACAGTGAACTTTATCCATGTTACGGTGGTAGCAAATGCCATGACACAGAGGGTGATTACAGGTGCAAATGCCGTTTGGGACGTAGAGGGGACGGCAAAATCGATAATGGATGTCAACCCATAATTCCCCCACCTGTAATTGGGATTCTTGGTGAGCCATGACCATTGTTCATACTTATAgcgttttttaatagaaattagagtaaattttagaaaacctCACGCTTTTATGATCAAGGTTAAATAAAGCCACATATATTATGATGCGTGTCACATAATCTCACAGGTTTAATGTATGATCTTTGTGTTTTATAATAAGACTTCACCTTTATTAAAATCTTGATTAATTACAGTATATATATTTGAAACAATTTTTTCACAGTAGCGAAGAGATAAACTATATATCAACCATACTCAAGAACATAATAATTTAAAGTTTTATATACACCATATGTTTTCAACTTTAAGTAAATTCATGCTCAACATGCATAAAGATAGGGTTTTATGAAACTTTAGAGCCATAATACATAGAGTTAAAGTGCCACAAGTCATAATACATGTGGTTTCGACAACTTCAGCTATGTATAAAACATGAAGTttttgaaatttactcaaataaTCAATGTATTATGACTTAAGTTGTagctagttactccctccgtcccataatatatgggattttgagtttttatttgcactctttgatcactcgtcttattcaaaaaattttggaattattttttttatgacttgctttattatccaaagtactttaagcacaacttttcgtattttatatttgcacaaattttttgaataagacgagtggtcaaacagtgtaaacaaaaactcaaaatcccttatattatgggacggatggagtagttagTTAAGTAGTTAGTTAAAGCGTCATCATTTAATATTGCCCCTACTTAAGTATAGCTAGTTagttatatatgtatgtaaCGTAGCTAATATATTGATTAATGGTGCTTTCTctaatctatactttctatagaGTTAAAAGGCCAATAAATCTAAAGCTCAATATGCAACCATACCACaccatcatccactagcaataattacatatttaatctcatacaagcatacaacatgatctacaatttttttaattctagaAATCAAAATACAAGCATATTCAATCATCACCCCTCATATCATTTgcataatattttaacaaatctatctatcaactttataatatttaacatgtACTTATCAATATCAATATGTTTCACACTAAAGCACGGGTATCATTTGACTGATAAACCTTGATGtttcattattttcttttcttttttacaccTAGGttgattgtcaaaaaaaaaatattgagaatTGCTTAGTAATTCCTGCAGCAAATCacggggaatcacctagttaCTTATATGTTTAATTGGTTTGTTTGCATTTGCAGTGATAGCCGGTGTTGTGCTATTTGGTTTGGTCCTTGTGTGCTTACGTAAGAAATGGAAGCTTAAAGGGTGCTATGACCGTAATGGTGGCCAAATGCTAGAGAAGACGAGCGTTAAAATCTTTACAAAGCAGGAATTGGACAAGATAACTAACAACAAAAGCAACAAGATAGGGAAAGGCGCCTTCGGTGTGGTCTACAAGGGAACCCACGACGATCAGCCGGTCGCCGTCAAGTACTCCATCGAAAAGAGCATATCGCGGACTCGTGGCAAGGATGAGTTCGTGAAGGAAATCACGGTGCAACTTCAAGTCAGCCACGACAACCTGGTGTGCCTCATTGGTTGTTGCCTCGAGGTGGAGGTCCCTATGCTGGTCTTCGAGTTCGTCCCTAATGGTAGCCTCGAGAGCGTCCTTCATGGGGCAGAGCGGTGCGCTCTCCCGCTGCTGAAACGGCTGGATATTGCCATTGGCTCTGCGAAAGCTCTTACCTACATGCACTCGCATTCCCGCCGCTGCATTTTTCATGGTGATATCAAACCTGCCAATATTCTCCTTGACGACAACCTTATGCCTAAAGTCTCCGACTTTGGGTCATCAGAGTCCGTATTGAAAACCAAGCACCGAAGCGTGTGTGCCGACATGGGCTACATAGATCCTGTGTATATGGTAACAGGCAATTTTAGACTGAAGAGTGATGTCTACAGTTTCGGTATCGTGGTCTTAGAGCTCATCACCCGAAAGAAGGCCGTGTACGATGGGAAAAGCCTTCCGATAGAATTTACCAACTGTTACGAGGATGATAATGCCAGAAGGAATATGTACGACCAGGACATATTGTCTGCAGAGGCTCTACAACCTCACTGCATGGAGTGCCTCGACAGAATGGCCGGCATTGCTGTCCAGTGCCTTGAATACAACATAGACAAGAGGCCGACTATGGCGGAGGCGCTACAGGAGCTTATCCAATTGAGAGCAAAGGTTGCAGGAAAATGAATGCAAGGTCCGATGTTCAGACAACCCGTATGTTGATAGTTTCGCTTTGTATCGTCGTTAATTTATTATCATATCCCCCAGCAAATGTCGACGTTGGTTTGAGTTGACCAACGGGTCattttaatttatctttttGGCGGGGAAGTGTCGTTTTAATTAGTATGTGTACCATTTACCAACAAAGTGGCAATTAAAAGCAAAAATAAATTAAGCAGCATAGTAAGAAAGTTTTCATCCGatcaagcatatatatatatatatatacatatacatatatatatatatatatatatatatatatatatatatatatacatatgtatgtatatatataatatatatataggcaacatatcctatgcacacaggccatcacgtgtacacacgtgcacaccaactaaaaaatgtcaccaaaaaatctagaaaaaatcatacacatactttcaattgtattacacctagggttaaaatcttaacgtcaaattcattatattttagccgtaacaaaaaaaacaaaaaatctgacagttttaaggttgcaattttgtcagaattttatcttttttgttattctctatgtagaatgaatttgaagatgcgactttgcacgtagatgtaatactattgaaagtacatgtatgaattttcctagaattttttgtgataatttttagttggtgtacatggtgtgtacacgcgagggcctgtgtgcataggatacgctcccatatatatatacctcccATACCAAACCATGGCATATTTCATTTAGTGGAATGTTACGGTCCTTCATATATATAAAAGGAGGTCTCAAATTAATACTGTACGTCCATTTAGCAAATCATTTTTGATCGTTAGATCTAGCAATGACTATCCTGTCCAGCTaaatccaacgatcggaaataCCTTGAGATATTTTTTGCTAGACCAGATCAAATCTCATAATTTTAGCTATAGCGATAGCTGATGCTTGCATCAGCTGCTGGACCTGACTTGGCCCGCCCAGGGGGTAATGGGCAACAGACTTGGGCCAATGGGCCGAAATCTTCTGGCCCAAGAA harbors:
- the LOC9268076 gene encoding wall-associated receptor kinase 2, coding for MAVKKHNVAMQLQVVVLWLVGVALFSVMASSAPAAVAAAPPPAECPSKCGDVDIPFPFGVGDDCAWPGPDDFNVTCNHSFSPPRPYYGNIEIRDISVAAGEMRVYTPVVYQCYNTSDHVDSSTSFLQLNITDSPFLVAPGRNEFTAIGCDTLAWLQGRDDWSFLTGCITTCVSLDEAAHDGEQCSGLGCCQVPSIPPNLALVELNWGNLTKNYAWRYSPCSYAFVAEKAWYKFSRGDFSRAGSKSFMNRAGDRSVVTVLDWAIRSDGSCSSTSRVAPACVSPNSYCVNTTNGQGYLCKCSPGYDGNPYVTGDSGCTNINECKLRREDPAKYSELYPCYGGSKCHDTEGDYRCKCRLGRRGDGKIDNGCQPIIPPPVIGILVIAGVVLFGLVLVCLRKKWKLKGCYDRNGGQMLEKTSVKIFTKQELDKITNNKSNKIGKGAFGVVYKGTHDDQPVAVKYSIEKSISRTRGKDEFVKEITVQLQVSHDNLVCLIGCCLEVEVPMLVFEFVPNGSLESVLHGAERCALPLLKRLDIAIGSAKALTYMHSHSRRCIFHGDIKPANILLDDNLMPKVSDFGSSESVLKTKHRSVCADMGYIDPVYMVTGNFRLKSDVYSFGIVVLELITRKKAVYDGKSLPIEFTNCYEDDNARRNMYDQDILSAEALQPHCMECLDRMAGIAVQCLEYNIDKRPTMAEALQELIQLRAKVAGK